The sequence below is a genomic window from Candidatus Methylomirabilota bacterium.
GCACCTGGGCATCTACTGACCGAAAGGAGATCCATGCGCTCCATCGACATCCACGCCCATCTGACCCCCCAGTGCTTCTGGCGCGCGACGGAGAACGGCGGCGACTGGCACACCATCACGCGCGAGAAGGATGCGCGGGGCGCGGCGGTCGCCATCGTCGGCGGCCAGCGGCACCCGCTGCCGCCGCGCGCCAGGTGGACGCCGGAGGAGCGCCTCGCCGACATGGATTCGCTCGGCGTGGACGTCCACGTCGTCTCGCCCTACGTCGGGTTCTACAACTACCACCTCGACACGGCACTCGCGGTCGCGACCGCCCGGGCCACGAACGACGAGATCGGCGACATGGCGCGCGCGTGGCCCCGGCGCTTCGCCGGGCTCGGCACGCTCCCCATGCAGGACGTGAAAGCGGCGATCGCCGAGCTCGAGCGGTGTATGACCCGGGTCGGCCTCAAGGGCGTGGAGATCAACGATCACATCAACGGCAAGACGCTCGAGGAGCCGGAGTTCCGGCCCTTCTGGAAGGCCGCGGAGCAGCTGGGCGCCCTGATCTTCTTCCACCAGGGCGGCGAGACGCTGGTGAGCGCGCGGAGCAGGCGCTATCACCTCCCGAACAGCATCGGCAACCTGGTCGACCGCGCGGTGACGTTCGCCACGCTGGTCCACGGCGGCGTCCTCGACGAGTGTCCGGATCTGAAGATCGTGCTCGGCCACGGCGGCGGGTACACGTGCTACGGGATCGGGCGCATGGACCACGGCTGGCAGGTGCGCGCCGAGGCGCGGGTCCACATCACGAAGCCCCCGAGCGCGTATCTGCGGCGTTTCTACTACGACTGCATCGTCTACACCGAGCCGGCCCTGCGCTACCTCATCGACGCGGTCGGCGTCGACCGGGTCGTGTTCGGGACCGACTGGCCCTACGACATGGCGCTCGACTGGCCCGTGTCCTGGATCCTCGCCATGACGAGCCTGTCGCGGGAGGAGAAAGAGGCGATCCTGTCGAAGAACGTGGAGCGCCTACTGGGCCTCTAGCCGGCGGGCCATCCAGTCCGCCATCAGCGGGCGCGCCTTGTAGGGGATGTTGTCGCAGACGTGGTTGCCCTCGGGGAAGACCACGAGCGTGGTCGGCCCGCCGGCCTCCTTGCGGATCCGCTCGGACTCCTCGACGGGGCACACCGTGTCGAGCCCGCTGTGGACGATGAGGAAGGGGCACGCGAGTCCCGGGAGGGCCCCGGCGAGCGTGAAGGCCCGGGCCCGCGCGCGCGCGGCCTCGTGGCTCGCGACGCCCAGCCCGAACCGCAGGGTGTCCTTGACGCTCGCCGGCAGCCGGTCCCAGATGCCGGCGAGGTCGTAGAAGCCGCCGATGCTGATGCAGGCGGAGAGCCGCCGCTCGAAGGACGCGGCGCGCGGCGCCGCGTAGCCGCCGAAGCTCCGTCCCCAGATGCCGAGATGTCTCGCGTCCACCTCCGGGCGCGTCGCGAGGACGTCGATCACGGCGCCCACCGGCTTCTCGAAATCGGGGCGGAGCTTCATCGCGGCCCACGTGAGACCCTGGCCCGGGCCGTCGTAGCTGAAGGTCGCCACGCCGCGCCGGAGGAACTCGTTCTCGAGCGTGTAGAACTCCTCCTTCGTGGAGTCGGCGCCGGGGTTGAGCAGCACGCACGGGGCGGGCCGGACGCCGCGCGGGACGCGCAGGTTCCCGGTGAAGGCGATGCCCTCGAACGGGACCTCGAGCTGCTGCGCGGGCGGCGACAGGTGCGGCATCGCCTTGCGATAGGCGTCGCGCTGGAGCTCCTGCACCCGGCGCTTCTCGGCGGGATCGTCGAAGAAGACGGACTGCCCGGTGTGGTAGTAGATCGCGGCCCGCACGAACGCCTCGCCCGCCGTGAGCGCGCGGCCCTCGCGCAGCGCCTCGTCACCGAGGCGCTCGTGCGCCCGCGCCATCGCGACCCATTCCGCGCACCAGTCCTCGAAGCGCCGGATCCGGCCGAGGACCGTCTGGGCGTCGTTGTAGTCCACGCCCGACGCGAGCAGGCGCGGATAGCGGAGCCGGATCGTCTCCTTCAGCAGATCGTCGGCCACGCGAGCGCTCCCGGGTCAGTCGCCGCGGGCGATCAGCTCCGCCACCGGCACGCCGGCCCGGAAGCGCTTGACCAGCGCGTCGGGGTCGTACTCGACGCCGATCGGGTTCCGATCGAACGCCGGCGTCCGGAGCCAGTCCTGGCCTTCCTTGGCGGTGGCGAAGTTGTCGATCTGGAGCTCGACGCGGTTGCCGTCGGGATCCCGGTAGTACATCGAGGTCGTCGGCCCGTGGTTGACGCAGAAAAAGGGGCGGATGCCGCGGTCCCGCAGGCGGACGTAGTTGTCGAGGAAGTCCTGCATGGACGCGAAGGTGAACGCCGTGTGGTGCAGGCCGGGCTGCTCGGAGGCCTTGACGCCGAGCTCGGTGTTCGTGTCCTTCGGCGCCAGCGGGCCGAAGTTGAGGAACGCCACGCGGTGGTGCTCGTCGTCGTACGTCGCGAAGCAGAGGTGATCGTTCTCGTAGATCACCCCGGCGCCGAGCACGGCGCAGTACCAGTCGCGCATCTCGGGGATCCGGTTCGTCTGGAACACGACGTGGGCCAGCTTGCTGGGCGGCATCGCGCGATCCTCCTTCTCTCGGGCGCCGGGCTATTCGTAGACGACGACGCTGCGCTTGACCTCGCCCCGCAGCATCAGGTCGAACGCGTGGTTCAGCTCGCCGAGCGGCAGGCGCCGGCTGATCAGCTCGTCGAGGCGGTACCGGCCGCTCATGTAGAGATCGATCAGCATGGGCACGTCGGTCCGCTGGTGCCCGCCGCCGAACGAGCTCCCCGTGAGCACGCGCTGCTGCAGGAGCAGCGAGGGATCGACGGAGAGCCGCGTGCCGGCCGGCGACACGCCGACGATCACGCAGGTGCCGCCGCGGTGGGTCGCGAGGAGCGCCTGCTCGATCGTCCGCTGGGTGCCCACCGCCTCGAAGGCGAAGTCCACGCCGCCCCGGCCGGCGAGGGCCTGGACGCGCGCGACGGGGTCCTCGTGCGAGGCGTCCACGACGTGCGTCGCGCCGAACTCCTCGGCCCAGGCGAGCTTCTGCTTCACCACGTCCACGCCGATGATCGTCCCCGCGCCCACGAGGCGCGCCGCCTGGATCGTGTTCAGGCCCACGCCGCCGCAGCCCCAGACGGCCACGCTCGCGCCGGGCGGTACCTTGGCGCGGTTGAAGACCGGCCCGGCGCCGGCGAGGACACCGCAGCTCACGAGGCACACGACGTCGAGCGGCGCGTCCTTCCTGATGGGGATGACGCTTTCCTCCGGCAGGACGGAATGCGTCGCGTAGCCCGAGACCTGGAGGAAGTGGTGGAGGCCCTGGCCGTTCTTCCGGAACCGCGGCGTGCCGTCGAGCATGAACCAGCGGGGCTTGTCGCGCAGCGCGCACATGGTGGGCTGGCCGCCGATGCAGTACCAGCACTTGCCGCACGACGGGATGTAGCTCGAGCAGACGTGATCGCCCGGCGTCACCGTCTCGACGCCCGGGCCGACCTGCTCGACGACCCCGGCCGCCTCGTGGCCGAGCACCACGGGCAGGGGATGCGGGTAGTCGCCCGTGATCACGTGCAGGTCGCTGTGGCAGACGCCGTTCGCCGCCCACCGCACGAGCACCTCGTGCGCGCCGGGCTCGCCGAGCTCCACCTCTTCCACCACGACCGGCTTCCTCGTGTCGTACAGGACCGCCGCCGTCACGCGCATGGCCGCCCTCCCGCCGGATGTCGTCGCGGGTAGTCTCTGCGAATCCGGGCGGCTCCGCAAGTCGGCGGCCCGCGGCGTCCGCGTGTGACCTAGAGCGGGAGCGGCGTGGGGCGGAGGCCGAGCGGCGCGGCGATCTTGTAGTACGAGGTGAGGAAGCCCTCCCACCACTCGCGGCGCTCGCCGCCCCTGGCCACCTCGACGAAGAGGCGCAGGCTCTCGTCCTGCCACGCTTGGATCACGTCGAGGTTCGCGGGGTCTTCCTCGACCAGCGCTTTCACGAGCGCGCGCGCATAGCTGATGTGGCGGGTCTCGTCGCGGAGCCGGGCGCGGTGGTTGACGGCGGAGAGCAGGTCGCCGCGGGCCTCGGCGCCGTCCGCGAGGACGGTGAAGGTGCCGGGCCCGGCGGCGCCCTCGGCCACGAAGTTCGCCTTGACGATGATCTCGATGGGATCCTCGAGCGTCAGCACGTGGCGGAAGAAGCGGCACGTCGTGCCCGGCTGCTCCCAGGCCGGCAGCCAGTCGCGCGCGGGGATCCCCGCGCGCTCGAAGACCTCGGTGTCCATCTCCAGGTGGCGCTGCTCGTCGGCGAGCTGGAACAGACAGCACTTCTTGAGCTCCTCGAAGGGTGCCCCGGCCGCGGCGGTCGCGATGTAGTGCGTCGCCGATTCCTCGGAGTAGTAGTTGTTCGCGAACTGATCGATCGCGCGCTCGACGTAGCGCGGGCTGACGGTCCTGAACTCGAGCGCGTCCCGGGGGATGGCCGCCCGCTCGGCGAGGTACCGCTCGCGCTCGCGGGCCTGGAGCGCGATGTAGCGCTCCCAGGTGAGGCCCGCGGGGTCCTTGAAACGGCTCGGGTCCTTGAGCGCGATTCGCCGGCTCGACATGCCCGATGCCGATGCTACACCCGTCGGCCGCCGGGCGGGAGGAGGGTCAGCGCCGAGCGGTCAGCGGGTCCACGCCTGACGGACGGAGTCTATGGCCGTCTGCAGCGCGTGCCTGATCGTGTCCAGGTTCACCCCGGGATCACCGAGCAGGACGATGAAGCCCACCGGCGTGCCGCCGAGGAAGACGGTCCCGTTGCCGGCGGCGAACTCGGCCATCATGGCGATGCCGCGTCGGACACGGGGCCCCCGCAGCTCGAGCTCGCGGCCGAGCGTGGCCGCCAGCGCCGACAGCGGCTCCACCGGGACCTCGCCGGGAAGCTGGGCCGCGATCACGAGCCCGTCGGGGGCGACGAACAGCCCGCCGCGGACGTGGTCGAGCCTCACGAGCTGGCCGAGCACCTCGCGGAGGTCGCGGCCGCGCGCCGGGCGCGCGTCGGGGGAGGCGCTGACGGCGCCGTTGGTCGTCATCACGCGACTCGGTTCGCCAGCTCGGTGCGGCAATTGCCCCACACCCGGTCCAGGTGGGTGAGGGCCGTGGCGGGCCGCATGTCGCGGCTGAACGCGATCGAGAGGACGATCTCGCCGTCGGCGCGGAGGAGCGTCGTCTCGCCGCCGCCGTCGATGACGGCGTGCTGCAGCGGTCCGAGCCCGCACCGCGCGAGCATCGCGGAAGCGATCTTACACAGCTGCGCGACGCGCGCGGTCAGCTCCGGAGTCCGCAGTCCCCTCGGCTGGGCGACGATCGGTGTGCCGTCGACCCGCGCGACCAGCACTTCGTGGGTCTCGGCGGGCACGTGCAGCCGGTCCGCGCTGATGCCGTCGGCCGGCTGCGCCGGGCGGGTCGCGGGAGCGCTCGCGACGGGGCTCTGGACGACGTCGAGCAGCGCCCGGGCTTCGGGGAAGTCCGGGTAGCGCGCCAGTGCGCGGGTGAGGAGATCCTTGCAGTAGCCGGCGTCACCTTTCTCCAGGGCGATCCGGGCGAGCCCCAGCAACGCGCGCGGGTGAGTCGGCTCGAACGCCAGGACGCGCTCGAACGCGGCCCGCGCCATGTCCATCTCCCGGAGCGCAGCGTGGAGGGAGCCCGCCAGGAGGTGCCCGACGGCGTTGTCGGGATCCAGTCGCAGTCCCTCGGTGACGAGAATCGCCGCTTCCTCGAACCGCCCCTGATCGCGAAGACGCCTCGCGCGCAGGAAGAGCTCCATGACCGTCGGCGACCGCCTGCTCCAGATGCGTGTCAGCACCATGACGCTTTTCCCGGACATTCAAGTTCCCCGCCAGATACACGTCCCCGTTGAAAATCCAACGTTCCGAGCCATCCGTGATGGCCTCCAGGCCAGGGTGGCATGAGCAAAAGTGACCCGCTGTCACTATGAGGGGACCGGCGGGACCGCAAAACCGGGGGGCGTCGGCTCCGACTTTCTTCACACCCCCGCGAGTCTCACGGCCAAATCCGCTTGGAATTTCCGGTATTGGCAGCCCGGTTGCACCTCCAATGTCCGGCTGACACCAGCACGGCATTTTCGGAAGGAGGCCGGGGTCGATGGGCAAGGTCATGGTGGTCGACGACGCGTATTCGGAGCTCCAGGTGATGGAGGCCATTCTCCGGTCGGCGGGTCACGACGTGGTGACGTACCTCGACGGCGACCAGCTCGAAGACAGGATCGCGACGGAACGGCCGGACGTCGTGCTGCTGGACATCGTGATGCCAAAACGGAACGGCTTCGACGCGCTCCGCGGCCTCCGAAGGGACGAGCGCACCCGAGAGACGCGTGTCGTCGTGGTGAGCTCGAAGAACCAGGAGAGCGATCGCACCTGGGGCCTCCGGCAGGGCGCGGACGAGTACCTGCCGAAGCCATTCACGGCCGAGCAGCTGCTGACGGCCGTCCGCCGGTTCCTGCGGTGACGACGGGTCTGCTCGACGTCACCGCCGCGGTCCGGGCCTGCGTGTTCACGCTCGCCGGCGAGCCGTTCGCGCTCGACGTCGCGCGGATCCGGGAGCTGACGGTGTTCGACGGGTGGACCACGGTGCCGCGGGCCTCGCGTCACGTCATCGGCGCCGCGAACCTCCGCGGCGACGTGGTGCCGATCGCGGACGCCCGGGCCCTGCTGGGACTGCCGGCGGGCCGAGGCGGGCGACGACTGCGGACGCTGGTCGTCGCGGCCGACGGGCTCGAGGCGGCCCTGGTCATCGACGAGGTCCTCGGCCTCGAAGCGTTCGCCGGGGTCACGCCGCTCGAGGACGCGGGCCCGCAGACCCACGGCGAGTGGGCGCTCGGGTTCCTGCGCCGCGAGGATCGCCTCGTCCCGTTGCTCGATCCGGCCAGGCTCCTGCGTGCATTGCGAGCGGAGGGCTGACGATGGAACGGCGGACCGTTCTCCAGATCCTGTCCGGGGCGCTGGTCGGCGGCCTCCTGCCGGGCGGCTCCCCGCGGGCGTGGGCCGAGACGCCGGGGCGGGGTGGGACCGCGAGCGCGCCCGGCGTCACCGGGAGGGACATCAAGATCGGCGTGAGCGCCGCGTTCAAGGGGCCCTCGGCGGGCCTCGGCACCGAGCTGTATCGCGGCGCGCAGGCCTTGTACACCGAGGTCAACGCGCGCGGCGGCGTGCACGGCCGCACGCTCTCGATGGTCGCGCTCGACGACGGCTACGAGCCGACGCCGTGCATCAAGAACACGATCCAGCTCATCGAGAAGGAGCAGGTCTTCTTCCTCTCGAACTACGTCGGCACGCCGACGCTCACGCGCGCGCTGCCCGTGATCAAGCGCTACGCGGACCAGCAGGTGATCCTGGTCGGCAACTTCACGGGCGCCCAGCCCCAGCGCGAGGAGCCCTACGTCGAGCACGTCTTCAACATCCGCGCCTCCTACCGGCAGGAGATGATGGCGCTGGTCGAGCGCTTCTGGCAGGCGGGCGCCCGGTCCTTCGGCGTCTACTACCAGATC
It includes:
- a CDS encoding amidohydrolase family protein: MRSIDIHAHLTPQCFWRATENGGDWHTITREKDARGAAVAIVGGQRHPLPPRARWTPEERLADMDSLGVDVHVVSPYVGFYNYHLDTALAVATARATNDEIGDMARAWPRRFAGLGTLPMQDVKAAIAELERCMTRVGLKGVEINDHINGKTLEEPEFRPFWKAAEQLGALIFFHQGGETLVSARSRRYHLPNSIGNLVDRAVTFATLVHGGVLDECPDLKIVLGHGGGYTCYGIGRMDHGWQVRAEARVHITKPPSAYLRRFYYDCIVYTEPALRYLIDAVGVDRVVFGTDWPYDMALDWPVSWILAMTSLSREEKEAILSKNVERLLGL
- a CDS encoding alpha/beta hydrolase — its product is MADDLLKETIRLRYPRLLASGVDYNDAQTVLGRIRRFEDWCAEWVAMARAHERLGDEALREGRALTAGEAFVRAAIYYHTGQSVFFDDPAEKRRVQELQRDAYRKAMPHLSPPAQQLEVPFEGIAFTGNLRVPRGVRPAPCVLLNPGADSTKEEFYTLENEFLRRGVATFSYDGPGQGLTWAAMKLRPDFEKPVGAVIDVLATRPEVDARHLGIWGRSFGGYAAPRAASFERRLSACISIGGFYDLAGIWDRLPASVKDTLRFGLGVASHEAARARARAFTLAGALPGLACPFLIVHSGLDTVCPVEESERIRKEAGGPTTLVVFPEGNHVCDNIPYKARPLMADWMARRLEAQ
- a CDS encoding VOC family protein, producing the protein MPPSKLAHVVFQTNRIPEMRDWYCAVLGAGVIYENDHLCFATYDDEHHRVAFLNFGPLAPKDTNTELGVKASEQPGLHHTAFTFASMQDFLDNYVRLRDRGIRPFFCVNHGPTTSMYYRDPDGNRVELQIDNFATAKEGQDWLRTPAFDRNPIGVEYDPDALVKRFRAGVPVAELIARGD
- a CDS encoding Zn-dependent alcohol dehydrogenase, whose product is MRVTAAVLYDTRKPVVVEEVELGEPGAHEVLVRWAANGVCHSDLHVITGDYPHPLPVVLGHEAAGVVEQVGPGVETVTPGDHVCSSYIPSCGKCWYCIGGQPTMCALRDKPRWFMLDGTPRFRKNGQGLHHFLQVSGYATHSVLPEESVIPIRKDAPLDVVCLVSCGVLAGAGPVFNRAKVPPGASVAVWGCGGVGLNTIQAARLVGAGTIIGVDVVKQKLAWAEEFGATHVVDASHEDPVARVQALAGRGGVDFAFEAVGTQRTIEQALLATHRGGTCVIVGVSPAGTRLSVDPSLLLQQRVLTGSSFGGGHQRTDVPMLIDLYMSGRYRLDELISRRLPLGELNHAFDLMLRGEVKRSVVVYE
- a CDS encoding tetratricopeptide repeat protein; translation: MVLTRIWSRRSPTVMELFLRARRLRDQGRFEEAAILVTEGLRLDPDNAVGHLLAGSLHAALREMDMARAAFERVLAFEPTHPRALLGLARIALEKGDAGYCKDLLTRALARYPDFPEARALLDVVQSPVASAPATRPAQPADGISADRLHVPAETHEVLVARVDGTPIVAQPRGLRTPELTARVAQLCKIASAMLARCGLGPLQHAVIDGGGETTLLRADGEIVLSIAFSRDMRPATALTHLDRVWGNCRTELANRVA
- a CDS encoding response regulator, with translation MGKVMVVDDAYSELQVMEAILRSAGHDVVTYLDGDQLEDRIATERPDVVLLDIVMPKRNGFDALRGLRRDERTRETRVVVVSSKNQESDRTWGLRQGADEYLPKPFTAEQLLTAVRRFLR
- a CDS encoding chemotaxis protein CheW, with protein sequence MTTGLLDVTAAVRACVFTLAGEPFALDVARIRELTVFDGWTTVPRASRHVIGAANLRGDVVPIADARALLGLPAGRGGRRLRTLVVAADGLEAALVIDEVLGLEAFAGVTPLEDAGPQTHGEWALGFLRREDRLVPLLDPARLLRALRAEG